Proteins from a single region of Abyssalbus ytuae:
- a CDS encoding hybrid sensor histidine kinase/response regulator transcription factor, with translation MKKIVLIKYFLILHVAILFSQERNLLQTQSIEDKLKFHLFDRESGLYNNVINSIEQDSLGYIWIATDDGISRYDGTKFKEFQKNDASKKGKTISNNYVKEIKINKEGQLLFATDGGLNIYNPRKEKFNILDEKTGLWSNYVSAFEYGPNGEFIIGAYEKGVQILKNNSEPEYYSFNNNNITSLPSNRISSLLMQGDSILWIGTYDKGLSKMHYKTKNISQISFSRHHSSNPLNINCLYSDDNGNVWIGSKTGIHVITSQGDTLNLKKNVSPAMGLSDEDILSLEEDRSGRIWIGTRNGGLNILEKKSFLERKEKYNIKWFLPSDDGSSVFNRTITSIKMDRDGNMWIGTYTGLNFVNPNGEAIKLLQKSIEVSNTLSHNRIGSVAQSHDGKIWIGTDGGGLDLYNPMNGEFEHYVHNPLNPKSLSNNYILSILEDRKKRLWIGTYRGGLNKMNPSTGYCKHYLQGDTSEGSDVRTIFQDSNNSIWVGTNRGGLYKYNEEKDEFQYIHSLGKLDIRGITQDQNGNLWMATYGNGIVKYIPSNDQSKFYNEHNTKGISSDMVFCILSLPDGNILAGTRYGGLVRLDTNGKVIYNFTKSNGLSNNTINSMTAGNDNIIWLGTFHGICYYNIISHEIKNINSFDNIQQSEFNANAALNSVSGYLYFGGNKGLNVFNPADLNSSNQSYPILLESIKIFNENIPITDNGKNGILQESITYQDHIQLAYNQSQFSIDFVTLKYPRIQNISYTYLLEGYHNHWIDTKNSGNINLSNIPYGDYILKIKAKIWPNKESYKQLLITITPPWWKTMPAYISYLLLAVIIFWAIAKYYSERVKLKNSLVLEKRQRQLEHDMNKERVRFFTGFSHELKTPLTLIMNPLDDLIRNNRNKRDIKNLQFIHKNAKYLFQQIQRLLEFRKSEVGFNELSINKHNVSAFLESLIQNYVPLAKAKGISLNLIKPDNNLEAWFDLEKIQIILHNFLSNAFKHCKSKDKIVVSYTNKNDFLKIRVKDSGPGINAEDLDHIFDWYYQSKAPLKKSGSGIGLALSKTFAELHKGKIEVESVLNQGATFTLSIPINDLELQNSPRNIQTKKATKIEIEKSVIEIWGPSQMEKTKPNLLTNRKYDKNSKVILLIDDNPDILKYLGSILEKEYYLLFAENGQEGLEKAIKYIPDLIVSDVMMPKKSGFDLCKNLKEKMETSHIPIILLTAKDNVESIREGYEEGADVYITKPFNSQLLLTRIKNLIDNREKLKDHFFNRFGAFENLSKEQTKLLDKEKAFINKLEQLILSEIPKGNTDVKSIAGGMGMSRTSLFRKLKVITGYNINEFIRKVRINRAAYLIEKENYGVSQAAYEVGFNDVKYFRKVFQEDLGKLPSDFSKKENAH, from the coding sequence ATGAAAAAGATTGTTTTAATTAAATATTTTTTAATTCTACATGTAGCTATACTGTTTAGTCAAGAGAGAAATCTACTCCAAACTCAATCTATAGAAGATAAACTAAAATTTCATTTATTCGATCGTGAGTCTGGATTATATAATAATGTAATAAATAGTATTGAACAAGACTCCCTGGGATATATCTGGATAGCAACCGATGATGGAATAAGCAGATATGATGGCACAAAATTTAAAGAGTTTCAAAAAAATGATGCAAGTAAAAAGGGAAAAACTATTAGCAATAACTATGTAAAAGAAATAAAAATAAATAAGGAGGGACAATTACTTTTTGCCACTGACGGAGGACTAAACATATATAATCCCCGAAAAGAAAAGTTTAATATTTTAGACGAAAAAACCGGCTTGTGGAGTAACTACGTAAGTGCATTTGAATATGGCCCAAATGGAGAATTTATAATTGGAGCTTATGAAAAAGGTGTTCAGATCTTAAAAAACAATAGCGAGCCCGAATATTACTCATTCAATAATAACAACATAACATCCTTGCCATCTAATAGAATATCCAGCCTCCTTATGCAGGGAGATTCCATATTATGGATTGGTACTTACGACAAGGGGCTGAGTAAAATGCACTATAAAACGAAAAACATCAGCCAAATTTCTTTTAGCCGGCATCATTCTTCAAATCCATTAAATATTAACTGTTTGTATTCCGATGATAATGGAAATGTTTGGATTGGCTCTAAAACGGGTATTCATGTAATTACCAGTCAGGGTGATACTTTAAATCTGAAAAAAAATGTCTCTCCTGCCATGGGATTAAGTGATGAAGATATTCTAAGCCTCGAAGAAGATCGATCCGGTCGTATTTGGATTGGAACCAGGAACGGCGGACTTAACATTTTAGAAAAAAAATCGTTTCTGGAGAGGAAGGAAAAATATAATATCAAATGGTTTCTACCGTCTGACGATGGCTCTAGTGTATTTAACCGGACAATAACTTCTATTAAAATGGATAGGGACGGAAATATGTGGATTGGCACTTATACCGGATTAAATTTTGTAAACCCTAACGGCGAAGCAATCAAATTATTACAGAAAAGTATTGAAGTTTCAAATACATTATCACACAACCGGATAGGCTCTGTTGCACAAAGCCACGATGGCAAAATTTGGATAGGTACTGACGGGGGCGGATTGGATTTATATAACCCTATGAATGGAGAATTTGAACATTATGTTCACAACCCCCTTAACCCAAAATCTTTAAGTAATAATTACATACTGTCTATTTTGGAAGACAGGAAAAAACGACTGTGGATTGGGACTTATAGAGGTGGTTTAAATAAAATGAACCCTTCAACAGGGTATTGCAAACATTATCTTCAGGGTGACACTTCAGAGGGTAGTGATGTCCGAACAATTTTTCAAGATAGTAATAACAGTATATGGGTGGGGACAAATCGTGGTGGTTTATATAAATACAACGAAGAGAAAGATGAATTCCAATACATACATAGCCTTGGCAAACTTGATATACGTGGAATAACCCAAGATCAAAACGGGAATTTATGGATGGCTACTTACGGAAATGGTATTGTAAAATACATACCATCAAACGATCAATCAAAGTTTTACAATGAACATAATACAAAAGGAATTTCAAGTGATATGGTTTTTTGCATCCTTTCATTACCTGATGGAAATATATTGGCCGGAACCAGATATGGAGGATTGGTAAGACTTGATACAAATGGGAAAGTGATTTATAATTTCACAAAAAGTAATGGCTTAAGTAATAATACAATAAACAGTATGACCGCAGGAAATGATAACATTATTTGGTTAGGCACATTCCATGGCATTTGTTATTACAATATTATCTCTCACGAAATCAAAAACATAAATAGTTTTGATAATATACAACAAAGTGAATTTAATGCAAACGCAGCTTTAAACAGTGTTTCCGGATATCTTTATTTTGGGGGTAATAAAGGCCTTAATGTATTTAACCCGGCAGACTTGAATTCTTCCAATCAGTCATACCCGATATTATTGGAATCTATAAAAATATTTAATGAAAATATACCCATAACCGATAATGGCAAAAATGGAATATTACAGGAATCCATAACATATCAGGATCATATCCAACTGGCTTATAACCAATCTCAATTTTCAATAGATTTTGTTACTTTAAAGTATCCCCGTATACAAAACATATCTTATACTTACTTACTTGAAGGGTATCACAATCATTGGATAGACACTAAAAACTCCGGTAATATTAATTTAAGTAATATTCCTTACGGTGACTATATTTTGAAGATCAAAGCAAAAATATGGCCTAATAAAGAATCTTATAAACAATTATTAATTACCATTACTCCTCCCTGGTGGAAAACTATGCCTGCTTATATTTCTTATTTATTACTGGCAGTGATAATATTCTGGGCCATTGCCAAATATTATTCCGAAAGGGTAAAGCTAAAGAACTCACTTGTACTGGAAAAAAGACAAAGACAACTGGAACATGACATGAATAAAGAAAGAGTAAGATTCTTTACCGGTTTTTCTCACGAATTGAAAACTCCGCTTACCTTAATAATGAACCCCCTGGATGATTTAATAAGGAACAATCGTAATAAAAGGGATATTAAAAATTTACAGTTTATTCATAAAAATGCTAAATATTTGTTTCAACAAATACAAAGGCTGTTAGAATTCAGAAAATCTGAAGTTGGATTTAATGAACTTTCTATAAATAAACATAATGTATCTGCTTTTTTAGAATCACTGATTCAAAACTATGTCCCGTTAGCTAAGGCAAAAGGTATTTCTTTAAATCTAATTAAACCTGATAATAACTTAGAAGCCTGGTTTGACCTTGAAAAGATTCAGATTATTTTACACAATTTTCTATCAAATGCCTTCAAACATTGTAAAAGTAAAGATAAAATTGTAGTGTCTTATACGAATAAAAATGACTTTTTAAAAATACGGGTAAAAGATTCGGGGCCTGGTATAAATGCAGAAGATCTGGATCACATTTTTGATTGGTATTACCAGTCAAAAGCCCCCCTTAAAAAAAGTGGTTCCGGGATAGGGTTGGCTCTTTCCAAAACATTTGCAGAGCTTCATAAAGGAAAAATTGAGGTTGAAAGTGTCTTAAATCAGGGAGCAACTTTTACTTTGTCTATTCCTATTAACGATTTAGAGTTGCAGAATTCCCCCAGAAACATTCAAACCAAAAAAGCAACAAAAATTGAGATCGAAAAGTCTGTTATAGAAATATGGGGGCCTTCTCAAATGGAGAAAACAAAGCCAAATCTGTTAACTAACCGTAAGTATGACAAAAATTCAAAAGTCATTTTATTAATAGACGATAATCCGGATATTCTAAAATACCTTGGAAGTATTCTGGAAAAAGAATACTATTTACTTTTTGCCGAAAATGGACAAGAAGGACTCGAAAAAGCCATAAAGTATATTCCTGATCTAATTGTTTCTGATGTGATGATGCCTAAAAAGAGTGGATTTGATCTTTGTAAAAATCTCAAGGAAAAAATGGAAACTTCCCATATCCCAATAATTCTCCTAACTGCAAAAGATAATGTAGAAAGTATTCGGGAAGGCTATGAAGAAGGAGCTGATGTTTATATTACCAAACCCTTTAACAGTCAATTACTTCTTACCCGTATAAAAAACTTAATTGATAACAGAGAGAAGCTAAAAGATCATTTCTTCAACCGTTTTGGCGCATTTGAAAATTTATCTAAAGAACAGACGAAATTATTAGACAAAGAGAAAGCTTTCATAAACAAATTAGAACAATTGATTTTGAGCGAAATACCCAAAGGAAATACGGATGTAAAATCAATTGCTGGCGGTATGGGCATGAGCAGAACCTCCCTCTTCAGAAAACTCAAGGTAATTACCGGTTATAATATTAATGAATTTATAAGAAAAGTGAGGATTAACAGAGCCGCGTACCTGATTGAGAAAGAAAACTATGGTGTTTCCCAGGCTGCATATGAGGTGGGCTTTAACGACGTAAAGTATTTCAGAAAAGTATTTCAGGAAGATTTAGGTAAACTGCCTTCAGATTTCTCAAAAAAAGAAAACGCTCACTGA
- a CDS encoding glycoside hydrolase family 88/105 protein, giving the protein MKKHIFFLLLVLAVFIVSAQPLFNREKVLEQIELANNYFMTKWPEVGKTIITNKERPSNIWTRAVYYEGLMALYKIHPKDIYYQYAYDWAEFHQWGFRGGNTNRNADDYCAAQAYIDLYKLDPDPKKLKNTRACIQKFLYTPQKDDWSWIDAIQMGMPIFAKLGMLENDERYFDKMYEMYMFTRNNHGDNGLFNEKDGLWWRDGDFDPPYKEPNGEDCYWSRGNGWVMMALARVLDIIPKDEKHRKQYMEDFKKMAEALVPVQRKDGFWNVSLHDPENYGGKELSGTAMFVYGMTFGVNNGILNRDKYEPVIKKAWEAMIKESLHENGFLGYVQSTGKEPKDGQPLFYDKIPDFEDYGLGAFLLAGTEIYKMN; this is encoded by the coding sequence ATGAAAAAACACATCTTTTTTTTATTACTTGTTTTAGCAGTATTTATTGTATCTGCCCAGCCTCTTTTCAACAGAGAAAAAGTGTTAGAGCAAATAGAACTTGCCAACAATTATTTTATGACAAAATGGCCAGAAGTAGGTAAAACTATAATTACTAATAAAGAAAGGCCGAGTAATATATGGACAAGAGCTGTTTATTATGAGGGATTGATGGCACTGTATAAAATACATCCGAAAGATATTTATTATCAGTATGCTTATGATTGGGCGGAATTTCATCAATGGGGCTTTAGAGGTGGGAATACAAACCGGAATGCAGATGATTATTGTGCAGCACAGGCTTATATTGATTTATATAAGTTAGATCCTGATCCGAAAAAACTTAAAAATACCAGGGCTTGTATACAAAAATTTCTTTATACACCTCAAAAAGATGATTGGTCATGGATAGATGCTATTCAAATGGGGATGCCCATTTTTGCAAAGCTGGGGATGTTGGAAAATGATGAACGCTATTTTGACAAAATGTATGAAATGTATATGTTTACAAGGAACAATCATGGTGATAATGGTTTGTTTAATGAAAAAGACGGTTTGTGGTGGAGGGATGGCGATTTTGACCCGCCCTACAAGGAACCGAATGGAGAAGATTGTTACTGGAGTAGAGGAAACGGATGGGTAATGATGGCACTTGCCAGGGTATTGGATATTATACCAAAGGATGAAAAACACCGGAAACAATATATGGAAGACTTTAAAAAAATGGCCGAAGCTTTGGTGCCTGTCCAGAGAAAGGATGGGTTTTGGAATGTAAGTTTGCACGACCCTGAAAACTATGGAGGCAAAGAATTAAGCGGGACTGCTATGTTTGTATATGGAATGACATTTGGAGTAAATAATGGGATTTTGAACAGGGATAAATATGAACCTGTTATAAAAAAAGCCTGGGAAGCTATGATAAAAGAGTCTTTACATGAAAACGGATTTTTGGGTTATGTACAATCTACCGGAAAGGAACCTAAAGACGGACAACCTTTGTTCTATGATAAAATTCCGGATTTTGAAGATTATGGTTTGGGTGCCTTTTTACTTGCCGGGACAGAAATTTATAAAATGAATTAA
- a CDS encoding glycosyl hydrolase translates to MKRLYIYIIVFILAFPLKMKPQVSKVQNNIFFNTKETKEAKTWTRWWWLGSAVDKDNIKTSLIELYQAGIGGVEITPIYGVKGEEGNYLDFLSPEWMNMLEYTIMITDSLGMGVDMPLGTGWPYGGPQVSTNDAATKLDFRKIKLPEGEKLYERVFDKREESTNCGKLLYALAYDEKGNCTDISGYVENGYLTWKAKKSDYDIYLVFTAKTGQKVKRAAPGGEGYTMDHYSKKALLNYLEPFNHTLGKTKRKLRSVFNDSYEVYETDFTPDFFNEFKKRKGYDLKPYLPLLLNKVNTEKGNRVRHDYRETISDLLFENFAVPWSEWAKKYDYKTRYQAHGSPGNLIDLYASSDIPECETFGSMPFDIPGLRRNIENIRQGDADPVMLKFSSSAGHIAGKKLVSAESFTWLREHFKTALSQCKPEVEDLFLNGVNHIFLHGSTYSPQQADWPGWKFYASVNFHPNNTIWEDAPALFDYIKNCQTILQNGKPDNEILLYWPVHDAWSAFAEGTLFLPFQVHKLDDWLKNTSFYQLAKKLIKKGYGVDFISDRFLNQAKVVNGEIILPGGKYKSLILPDSHTIPLTTMQKVTELKNKGAMIVFEGLPESVPGLKDYEENNLLLEKIKKNLQPSKNVFEEMEKGHIKGEELSGKGLKFVRRDFNGSKIYYLVNHTKNIISDYIEICTKARQVIIYDPLTNQYGKGDIQINNDHTKVKLYLEPGQSLFLKADVLENGNIPKWNYFKPSDNIYELKDEWKLKFLKGGPELPVETRMNTLKSWTELGKDYEKFSGTAEYTINFSNPDAKITNWQLRFNDLRESAKIWLNDEFLGTVWSVPYVIELNKLKPGKNILKIQVTNLPANRLRALELEGREWKIFHEINMVNKDYQVFDATKWQPEPSGIIGPVTLTPLQITD, encoded by the coding sequence ATGAAAAGATTATATATCTACATAATTGTTTTTATACTGGCTTTTCCTTTAAAGATGAAACCCCAGGTATCAAAAGTTCAAAATAATATCTTTTTTAATACCAAAGAAACTAAAGAAGCTAAAACCTGGACACGATGGTGGTGGTTGGGCAGTGCCGTGGATAAGGATAATATTAAGACCAGTTTGATTGAACTTTATCAAGCCGGAATAGGAGGAGTAGAAATAACACCTATTTATGGTGTGAAAGGCGAAGAAGGCAATTATCTGGATTTCTTATCTCCCGAATGGATGAATATGCTTGAGTATACCATTATGATTACCGATAGTTTAGGTATGGGAGTTGATATGCCGTTGGGAACCGGCTGGCCATACGGAGGCCCACAGGTAAGCACTAATGATGCGGCTACGAAACTGGATTTTAGAAAAATCAAACTTCCTGAAGGAGAAAAACTTTATGAAAGGGTGTTTGACAAAAGGGAAGAATCTACAAATTGTGGGAAATTATTATATGCTTTAGCCTATGATGAAAAGGGAAATTGTACAGATATATCTGGTTATGTAGAAAATGGTTATTTAACATGGAAAGCAAAGAAATCAGATTATGATATCTATTTAGTGTTTACTGCAAAGACAGGACAAAAAGTGAAAAGGGCAGCTCCGGGTGGTGAAGGGTATACCATGGATCATTATTCAAAAAAAGCATTATTAAACTATTTAGAGCCGTTTAATCATACTTTAGGAAAAACCAAAAGGAAATTAAGGTCGGTTTTTAATGATAGTTATGAAGTGTATGAAACGGATTTTACTCCGGATTTTTTCAACGAGTTTAAAAAAAGAAAAGGTTATGATTTAAAACCTTATTTGCCATTACTACTTAACAAAGTAAACACTGAGAAAGGAAACAGGGTACGCCATGATTATCGTGAAACCATTTCGGATCTTTTATTTGAAAATTTTGCAGTTCCATGGAGTGAATGGGCAAAAAAGTATGACTATAAAACCCGGTATCAGGCTCATGGATCTCCCGGAAATTTAATTGATTTATATGCTTCATCTGATATACCGGAATGTGAAACTTTTGGTTCCATGCCTTTTGATATTCCGGGATTGAGGAGAAATATAGAAAATATAAGACAAGGTGATGCTGATCCTGTGATGCTTAAATTTTCTTCATCAGCAGGACATATTGCAGGCAAAAAGCTTGTATCAGCCGAATCATTTACATGGCTCAGGGAGCATTTTAAAACAGCTTTATCACAATGTAAACCTGAAGTAGAAGATTTGTTTCTGAATGGTGTTAATCATATCTTTCTTCACGGTAGTACATATTCCCCACAACAAGCAGATTGGCCGGGATGGAAATTCTACGCTTCGGTAAATTTTCATCCGAATAACACAATATGGGAAGATGCACCCGCATTGTTTGATTATATCAAAAACTGTCAGACAATATTGCAAAACGGAAAACCTGACAATGAAATCCTTCTGTACTGGCCTGTTCACGATGCATGGTCTGCTTTTGCAGAAGGAACTTTATTCTTACCGTTTCAAGTTCATAAACTGGATGATTGGCTCAAAAACACTTCTTTTTATCAACTGGCGAAAAAATTGATAAAAAAAGGTTACGGAGTCGATTTTATTTCTGATCGTTTTTTAAATCAGGCTAAGGTTGTAAACGGTGAAATTATTTTGCCTGGGGGAAAATATAAATCTCTCATACTTCCGGATAGTCATACCATACCTTTAACAACTATGCAAAAGGTTACCGAGCTAAAAAATAAAGGAGCAATGATTGTATTTGAAGGATTGCCAGAATCAGTTCCGGGATTAAAAGACTATGAAGAAAATAATCTTTTACTGGAAAAGATTAAAAAAAATCTACAACCTTCTAAAAATGTTTTTGAAGAAATGGAGAAAGGTCATATAAAAGGTGAAGAATTATCGGGAAAAGGTTTGAAGTTTGTCCGAAGAGATTTTAATGGGAGTAAAATTTATTACCTGGTGAATCATACAAAAAATATTATTAGTGATTATATAGAGATTTGTACAAAAGCCAGGCAAGTCATTATTTACGATCCTCTTACCAATCAATATGGCAAAGGCGATATTCAAATAAATAATGATCACACAAAAGTTAAATTGTATTTGGAGCCAGGGCAATCCCTCTTTTTAAAAGCTGATGTTCTGGAAAACGGAAATATTCCTAAATGGAATTATTTCAAACCATCAGATAATATTTATGAATTAAAAGATGAATGGAAGTTGAAGTTTCTTAAAGGAGGCCCGGAATTGCCTGTGGAAACAAGAATGAATACATTAAAATCATGGACCGAATTAGGAAAAGATTATGAAAAATTTTCCGGTACTGCCGAATACACTATAAATTTCAGTAATCCTGATGCTAAAATTACCAATTGGCAGCTTCGATTTAATGATTTGCGTGAAAGTGCTAAAATTTGGCTGAACGATGAGTTCCTGGGGACAGTGTGGTCAGTTCCGTATGTGATAGAATTAAATAAATTGAAACCCGGGAAAAATATTTTAAAAATACAGGTCACTAATTTGCCTGCCAATAGATTAAGGGCTCTGGAACTTGAGGGTAGAGAATGGAAAATATTTCACGAAATAAATATGGTCAATAAGGATTATCAGGTATTTGATGCTACAAAATGGCAGCCTGAGCCTTCGGGAATAATAGGTCCCGTTACTTTAACACCATTACAAATAACTGATTAA
- a CDS encoding oligogalacturonate lyase family protein, translating to MFSCKQIANSNEGNSLSERDSISILKTGVLKPMPEKWIDVDTHHKVKKLAQSLPKSRSFYFHNRPFLSSKDTKDDLMVFYGLKDSINQLFTVNLQSGELQQITDGPEGKKGEIVAPNTRRVYYMVHNKVYYTHIDTRQTKLVYEFPDSVIGGVTTINSDENILGGVLITKKEQEIFNKNPKKSNYFNSIYEAKLKRTLITINIESGVMNEIYSENAWLNHVQFSPANPRLLMYCHEGPWHKVDRIWTIDVTTKEKKLMHKRTMEMEIAGHEFFSPDGKTIWYDLQIPRGETFYLAGINTDLTGFRKYGLKRNDWSIHYNISPDMKSFAGDGGDEGQVAKAKDGRWIYHFTVKGDSLIAEKLVNMKNHNYDLEPNVHFSPDGKWIIFRANFEGNSHIYAVEIAKNNISLHQ from the coding sequence ATGTTTTCATGTAAACAGATAGCTAACTCGAATGAGGGAAATAGCCTTTCCGAAAGAGATAGTATATCAATTTTGAAAACCGGAGTTTTAAAGCCGATGCCTGAAAAGTGGATTGATGTGGATACTCATCATAAAGTGAAGAAATTGGCACAGTCTCTACCCAAAAGTCGAAGCTTTTATTTTCATAATAGGCCTTTTTTATCTTCAAAAGATACAAAAGATGATTTGATGGTTTTTTATGGGCTTAAAGACAGTATTAATCAGCTCTTTACAGTAAATCTTCAGTCGGGCGAACTACAGCAAATAACCGATGGACCTGAGGGCAAAAAAGGAGAAATAGTAGCACCAAATACCAGAAGAGTTTATTATATGGTTCACAACAAAGTGTATTATACACACATAGATACCCGCCAAACAAAACTGGTATATGAATTTCCTGATAGTGTAATAGGAGGTGTCACCACAATTAATTCTGACGAAAATATTCTGGGAGGAGTTCTTATAACCAAAAAAGAACAGGAAATATTTAATAAAAATCCTAAAAAAAGTAATTATTTTAATAGTATTTATGAGGCTAAACTCAAAAGGACCTTAATCACTATTAATATTGAATCAGGGGTGATGAACGAAATATACAGTGAAAATGCCTGGTTGAATCATGTGCAGTTTTCTCCTGCAAATCCACGCCTCCTCATGTATTGTCATGAAGGCCCTTGGCATAAAGTGGATAGAATTTGGACCATAGATGTAACAACCAAGGAAAAAAAACTGATGCACAAGAGGACTATGGAAATGGAAATAGCAGGGCATGAGTTCTTTAGCCCGGATGGAAAGACAATATGGTATGATTTACAGATACCACGTGGAGAAACTTTTTATTTGGCCGGAATAAATACAGATTTGACAGGCTTTAGAAAATACGGATTAAAAAGAAATGATTGGTCTATACACTACAATATATCCCCCGACATGAAATCTTTTGCAGGTGATGGGGGAGATGAAGGGCAGGTAGCTAAAGCAAAAGATGGAAGGTGGATATATCATTTTACGGTAAAAGGAGATAGTCTTATTGCTGAAAAACTGGTAAATATGAAAAATCATAATTATGATCTCGAACCGAATGTTCATTTTTCACCGGATGGTAAATGGATTATTTTCAGGGCTAATTTTGAAGGTAATTCACACATATATGCTGTTGAAATTGCCAAAAACAACATCAGTTTACACCAATGA